From Moritella sp. Urea-trap-13, a single genomic window includes:
- a CDS encoding inorganic phosphate transporter, which translates to MEIIQAYGPYLLMMAAVFGLYMAWGIGANDVANAMGTSVGTKSLTIKQAIIIAMVFEFAGAYLAGGEVTDTVRKGIVDLAVFKDNNRPDALAFGMISALLAAGTWLMIASIFGWPVSTTHSIVGAIVGFALVSVGPEAVQWGKAGGIVGSWVITPILSGLIAYITFMSIQKLIFDTKDPLANAKRYVPFYMALTTFVIAMVTIKKGLKHVGLHLTTTEGIIASAAISLLVAIAGAVYISRQKYSPSDDKDMHFSNVEKVFGILMIITACAMAFAHGSNDVANAIGPLAAVVSIVEHGGEIAEKAEITWWILPLGGLGIVVGLATMGHKVMSTVGTGITELTPSRGFAAQLATATTVVIASGSGLPISTTQTLVGGVLGVGMARGIAALNLNVVRTIVVSWIVTLPAGAILSIIFYKILEAIFVV; encoded by the coding sequence ATGGAAATCATTCAAGCATACGGTCCTTATCTACTGATGATGGCTGCAGTCTTTGGCCTTTACATGGCATGGGGTATTGGTGCCAATGACGTTGCAAACGCAATGGGTACATCTGTTGGTACAAAATCGTTAACGATCAAACAAGCAATTATTATTGCGATGGTTTTTGAGTTTGCCGGGGCTTACTTAGCCGGTGGTGAAGTCACCGATACCGTACGAAAAGGGATTGTTGACCTTGCCGTATTTAAAGATAATAACCGTCCAGATGCGTTAGCATTTGGTATGATTTCAGCGCTACTTGCTGCTGGGACTTGGTTAATGATCGCATCTATATTTGGCTGGCCAGTATCAACGACGCACTCTATTGTTGGTGCAATTGTTGGTTTTGCCCTCGTTAGTGTTGGCCCTGAAGCCGTACAATGGGGTAAAGCAGGTGGTATTGTTGGGAGTTGGGTGATTACCCCCATACTCTCCGGACTCATCGCCTACATCACCTTTATGAGTATTCAAAAACTCATTTTTGATACCAAAGATCCACTGGCTAACGCGAAACGTTATGTGCCTTTTTACATGGCATTAACCACGTTTGTGATCGCAATGGTAACGATTAAGAAAGGTCTGAAACACGTTGGTTTACACCTAACAACAACGGAAGGTATTATTGCTTCAGCGGCTATCAGCTTACTTGTTGCAATCGCCGGTGCCGTGTATATCAGCAGACAGAAATATAGCCCAAGCGATGATAAAGATATGCATTTCTCAAACGTAGAGAAAGTATTTGGTATCTTAATGATCATCACCGCTTGTGCGATGGCATTTGCACACGGTTCAAATGACGTAGCTAACGCGATCGGTCCACTAGCAGCGGTTGTTTCTATCGTTGAACACGGTGGTGAAATTGCTGAAAAAGCTGAAATTACATGGTGGATTTTACCACTGGGTGGTTTAGGTATCGTAGTTGGTCTAGCGACTATGGGTCATAAGGTAATGTCGACTGTTGGTACCGGTATTACCGAACTAACGCCAAGTCGTGGTTTTGCCGCGCAATTAGCAACAGCAACTACGGTTGTTATTGCGTCAGGCTCAGGTTTACCTATCTCAACAACGCAAACCCTTGTAGGTGGCGTGCTGGGTGTGGGTATGGCGCGTGGTATCGCGGCCTTGAACCTAAATGTAGTTAGAACAATTGTTGTATCTTGGATAGTAACACTACCTGCAGGTGCAATTTTATCAATTATCTTCTACAAGATCTTAGAAGCCATCTTTGTAGTGTAA
- a CDS encoding PilT/PilU family type 4a pilus ATPase: MAMLPQLFSAMKKLEGSDMYISAGIAPTVKVHGSLRAISEHKLTAEQSLALVKEAMSDDEYASFCRTKESNFGIFMPDIGRFRVSAFWQLEKAGMVIRRIETEIPAMDELYLPAVLKQTALEKRGLVLVVGATGSGKSTTQAAMVGYRNQNSSGHILTIEDPIEFVHEHQSCIVTQREVGIDTESFEDALKSSLRQAPDVILIGEIRSQETMEFALAFAETGHLCMATLHATNANQAIDRILHLVPKEKHGQLLYDLSLNLKAIVAQQLIPVQGGTSRRGVFEILLNTPLVSELMRKNELHKIKEVMSKSVELGMKTFDQSLLELYNSNMISYTEALHHADSPNDLRLMIKLNQGQASGEGMLDGVTIEAL; the protein is encoded by the coding sequence ATGGCAATGCTACCACAACTCTTCAGTGCGATGAAAAAGCTCGAAGGTTCTGATATGTATATTTCTGCGGGTATTGCACCAACAGTGAAAGTACACGGCTCATTACGGGCGATATCAGAACACAAATTAACGGCGGAGCAATCGTTAGCCTTGGTCAAAGAAGCCATGTCTGATGATGAGTACGCTTCTTTTTGTCGCACCAAAGAATCTAATTTTGGTATCTTCATGCCAGATATTGGGCGTTTCCGTGTTAGTGCATTTTGGCAGTTAGAAAAAGCCGGCATGGTGATCCGTCGTATTGAAACGGAAATTCCGGCGATGGATGAGCTATACCTGCCTGCAGTGTTAAAGCAGACTGCATTAGAAAAGCGTGGTTTAGTGCTGGTCGTTGGTGCCACGGGGTCTGGTAAATCAACCACCCAAGCCGCGATGGTCGGTTATCGTAATCAAAACTCATCGGGACATATCCTGACCATTGAAGATCCAATTGAGTTTGTCCACGAGCACCAAAGTTGCATCGTCACTCAGCGTGAGGTGGGTATTGATACCGAGTCGTTTGAAGATGCCCTAAAAAGCTCATTACGTCAGGCCCCTGATGTGATCTTGATTGGTGAGATCCGTTCGCAAGAAACCATGGAATTTGCGTTGGCGTTTGCTGAAACCGGTCATTTATGTATGGCGACGTTACATGCTACTAATGCGAATCAGGCTATCGACCGTATTCTGCACTTGGTACCGAAAGAGAAACATGGGCAGTTGTTGTATGACTTGTCGCTTAATTTAAAAGCCATTGTCGCACAGCAATTAATTCCGGTTCAAGGCGGTACCAGTCGCCGTGGTGTATTTGAAATATTATTGAATACCCCACTGGTGAGCGAATTAATGCGTAAAAATGAACTGCATAAAATTAAAGAAGTGATGTCTAAATCGGTTGAGTTGGGAATGAAAACCTTTGACCAATCGCTATTAGAACTTTATAACAGCAATATGATCAGCTATACCGAAGCTCTGCATCATGCTGATTCGCCGAATGATTTACGCTTAATGATTAAGTTAAATCAAGGCCAAGCAAGCGGTGAAGGTATGCTGGATGGGGTCACGATTGAAGCGCTATAA
- the yaaA gene encoding peroxide stress protein YaaA: protein MLIVVSPAKTLDFETPPVIEQYSQADLTVHSAELIDVCRQLTPMDLSSLMKISDKLAGLNAARFTEWSSEFTPENAKQAVFAFKGDVYTGLDAETFTADDMAFAQQHFRILSGLYGLLRPLDLIKAYRLEMGTKLANGRGTNLYQFWGDIVTDKVNETLAAQGDKVLINLASNEYFKAVQKKRLKGRVITPVFKDCKAGKFKIISFYAKKARGLMARYIIANQLTDVAQLTAFDTDGYYYCEAESTDIELVFKRDEIFK, encoded by the coding sequence ATGTTAATAGTAGTATCACCGGCTAAAACGCTCGATTTTGAAACGCCACCTGTTATCGAGCAGTATAGCCAAGCTGACTTGACGGTTCATTCGGCAGAGCTGATTGATGTTTGCCGTCAATTAACTCCAATGGATTTATCTTCATTGATGAAAATAAGTGATAAATTAGCTGGCTTGAACGCGGCTCGCTTTACAGAATGGTCGAGTGAATTTACGCCTGAGAATGCTAAGCAAGCGGTATTTGCCTTTAAAGGCGACGTCTATACCGGTTTAGATGCAGAAACATTTACCGCTGATGATATGGCGTTTGCCCAACAGCATTTTCGTATCTTATCTGGTCTATATGGTTTATTGCGACCGCTTGATTTGATTAAAGCTTATCGTTTAGAAATGGGTACTAAGCTAGCCAATGGTCGTGGTACTAACTTGTATCAATTCTGGGGTGATATCGTTACTGATAAAGTGAACGAAACACTGGCAGCGCAAGGCGATAAAGTATTAATTAACTTAGCGTCGAATGAGTACTTTAAAGCGGTGCAAAAGAAACGCTTAAAAGGCCGGGTTATCACGCCAGTATTTAAAGACTGCAAAGCCGGTAAATTTAAGATTATTAGTTTTTACGCTAAAAAAGCCCGTGGTTTAATGGCGCGTTATATTATTGCTAATCAACTCACGGATGTAGCACAGCTAACAGCATTTGATACTGATGGTTATTACTATTGCGAAGCGGAATCAACCGATATTGAATTAGTGTTTAAGCGTGATGAAATATTTAAGTAA
- a CDS encoding YggS family pyridoxal phosphate-dependent enzyme, whose translation MNSISTRLQQVLTQIDNAASTSCKKRSEINLLAVSKTKPVEQVMTVYALGQRKFGENYLQEAVEKITYLQQDGHYDDIEWHFIGPIQSNKTRPIAEHFNWVQSIDRLKVAQRLNDQRPTDMAKLNVCIQVNISAEDSKSGADLAQARLLAEQVTLLPNLVLRGIMAIPEKTADIDKLKSQFNQLESLYLSLQHQYNQIDTLSMGMTNDMELAIAQGSNMVRVGTAIFGARG comes from the coding sequence ATGAATAGTATATCAACACGATTACAACAGGTTCTGACTCAAATTGACAACGCGGCAAGCACATCTTGCAAAAAAAGGTCTGAAATTAACCTGCTTGCAGTAAGTAAAACCAAACCCGTCGAACAAGTAATGACAGTTTACGCACTCGGGCAACGTAAATTTGGTGAAAACTACCTGCAAGAGGCGGTAGAAAAGATCACTTATCTGCAGCAAGACGGTCATTACGACGATATTGAGTGGCATTTTATTGGTCCTATCCAATCGAATAAAACCCGTCCAATTGCCGAGCATTTTAACTGGGTGCAAAGTATCGACCGTTTAAAAGTGGCGCAGCGACTCAATGATCAACGTCCTACTGATATGGCCAAACTGAATGTCTGTATTCAAGTTAATATCAGTGCCGAAGACAGTAAGTCAGGGGCTGACTTAGCGCAAGCACGCCTATTAGCAGAGCAAGTGACTCTGTTACCCAACTTGGTATTACGCGGGATCATGGCGATCCCAGAAAAAACAGCTGATATCGATAAGCTAAAATCGCAATTTAACCAGCTTGAATCGTTGTATTTATCACTTCAGCACCAATATAACCAAATAGACACTCTATCGATGGGCATGACCAACGATATGGAACTTGCCATTGCGCAAGGTAGTAACATGGTACGTGTGGGCACTGCTATTTTTGGTGCACGCGGTTGA
- a CDS encoding TIGR04211 family SH3 domain-containing protein, with protein MKIKQLIIATLLTLVSLSSFAKETRYISDDVSIFMHSGPGTQYRIIGTIKAGEAVTYLQTNASSNYVQITTSKNKTAWIDGASLSRQVSLKIRTPKLQAELAKTKQALAKINNKNSAAMAALTDANRDELAEKQAGIAAQANNIASLTAENSALTAEAVRLRDENEQLSTRLDTKEEDEQHRFILLGALILAAGLIAGLIIPSIRFRRKKNSGWD; from the coding sequence GTGAAGATTAAACAACTCATTATAGCAACACTGCTAACACTCGTTAGCTTATCGAGCTTTGCGAAAGAAACACGTTACATTAGTGACGACGTGTCTATTTTTATGCATTCAGGCCCGGGGACTCAATATCGCATCATTGGCACAATTAAAGCTGGCGAAGCGGTAACCTATTTACAGACTAATGCTAGCTCTAACTATGTGCAGATCACCACAAGTAAGAACAAAACAGCTTGGATTGATGGTGCATCACTGTCACGTCAAGTCAGTTTGAAAATTCGTACGCCTAAGTTGCAAGCTGAACTGGCAAAAACCAAACAAGCGTTAGCAAAAATCAACAATAAAAACTCTGCAGCGATGGCAGCGTTAACTGATGCTAATCGTGATGAACTGGCAGAAAAACAAGCCGGCATTGCAGCGCAAGCAAATAACATTGCGTCTTTAACCGCTGAGAATTCGGCATTGACTGCTGAAGCAGTACGTTTACGTGACGAAAATGAGCAATTATCGACACGCTTAGACACTAAAGAAGAAGATGAACAACATCGCTTTATTCTGCTTGGTGCCTTGATTCTTGCTGCAGGTTTAATTGCCGGATTAATCATTCCCTCAATTCGTTTCCGTCGTAAGAAAAATAGCGGCTGGGATTAA
- a CDS encoding type IV pilus twitching motility protein PilT, whose translation MDVTELLTFSVKHNASDLHLSSGVPPMIRVDGDVRKINLPAFDAKQVHALIYDIMDDKQRKDYEEHLEVDFSFEINNVARFRVNAFNQHRGPAATFRTIPSEIKTMAELSVPDILHDLVNLPRGLVLVTGPTGSGKSTTLAAMVDHINEHQHKHILTIEDPIEFVHKNKKSLINQREVFRDTKSFNAALRSALREDPDVILVGEMRDLETIRLALTAAETGHLVFGTLHTTSAAKTIDRIVDVFPGQEKDMVRSMLSESLRAVISQTLLKRTGGGRVAAHEIMLGTPAIRNLIREDKVAQMYSVIQTGMMHGMQTLDQSLRELVNMGIVSTEEARIRAVDQQSF comes from the coding sequence ATGGATGTTACAGAGTTACTTACATTTAGTGTAAAGCATAACGCATCAGATCTACACCTTTCTTCAGGTGTGCCACCGATGATCCGCGTGGATGGTGATGTACGTAAAATTAACTTACCAGCTTTTGACGCTAAACAAGTACATGCGCTGATTTATGACATTATGGATGATAAACAACGCAAAGACTATGAAGAACATTTGGAAGTCGATTTTTCTTTTGAAATTAATAACGTTGCCCGTTTTCGTGTGAATGCATTCAATCAACACCGTGGACCTGCAGCCACATTTCGTACCATACCAAGTGAAATAAAAACCATGGCCGAATTAAGCGTGCCAGATATTCTGCATGATCTGGTCAACTTGCCACGTGGTTTAGTATTGGTGACCGGACCGACTGGTTCAGGTAAGTCGACCACACTTGCGGCGATGGTTGATCATATTAATGAGCATCAGCATAAGCATATTTTGACCATTGAAGATCCCATTGAATTTGTCCACAAAAATAAGAAAAGCTTGATAAATCAGCGTGAAGTATTCCGCGATACCAAGAGTTTTAATGCCGCATTACGCTCGGCGTTACGTGAAGATCCTGATGTTATCTTAGTGGGAGAAATGCGTGATTTAGAAACCATCCGCTTGGCATTAACCGCCGCGGAAACCGGTCACTTGGTATTTGGCACCTTGCATACCACCTCTGCAGCGAAAACCATTGACCGTATTGTTGATGTATTCCCGGGACAAGAAAAAGACATGGTTCGATCTATGCTTTCTGAATCGTTACGTGCGGTAATTTCACAAACGTTATTAAAACGTACCGGTGGTGGTCGTGTGGCAGCGCATGAGATCATGCTTGGCACACCTGCTATCCGTAACTTGATTCGTGAAGATAAAGTCGCGCAGATGTATTCGGTGATCCAAACAGGTATGATGCACGGCATGCAAACATTAGATCAATCATTGCGTGAATTGGTTAATATGGGCATTGTCTCTACTGAAGAAGCACGTATTAGAGCGGTTGATCAACAAAGTTTTTAA
- a CDS encoding TIGR00153 family protein yields MPVNTILGLFAKSPITPLQEHITKVHETCELLVPFFAATAEQDWDKAETIRQQISQCEKDADILKREIRLKLPRGIFMPVDRTDLLDLLTQQDKIANRAKDIAGRMIGRKLQLPAEIANDFTTYLKRCIDATALAKKAINELDELIETGFKGREVDLVENMINELDCIEDDTDAMQIVLRQKLLSIENNYNPIDVMFLYKILEWVGGLADQAETVGARLELMLARN; encoded by the coding sequence ATGCCAGTAAATACTATTTTAGGACTTTTTGCTAAGTCGCCGATTACCCCATTACAAGAACACATCACGAAAGTGCATGAGACTTGTGAATTGTTAGTGCCATTCTTTGCTGCAACAGCAGAACAAGATTGGGATAAAGCGGAAACGATCCGTCAGCAGATATCTCAGTGTGAGAAAGATGCCGACATATTGAAGCGTGAAATTCGCCTTAAGTTACCACGTGGTATCTTCATGCCTGTTGATCGTACCGATTTACTCGACCTACTCACACAGCAAGATAAAATTGCCAATCGCGCAAAAGATATCGCCGGTCGTATGATTGGTCGTAAGCTGCAGCTACCAGCCGAAATTGCAAATGACTTCACTACTTATCTAAAACGTTGCATTGACGCAACGGCACTGGCTAAGAAAGCCATTAATGAATTAGATGAACTAATTGAAACCGGTTTTAAAGGCCGCGAAGTCGATCTTGTTGAAAATATGATCAATGAACTTGATTGTATCGAAGACGATACCGATGCAATGCAGATCGTGCTACGTCAAAAATTACTTTCAATTGAAAATAACTACAATCCAATTGATGTTATGTTCCTTTACAAAATCTTAGAGTGGGTTGGCGGATTAGCTGACCAAGCTGAAACTGTTGGCGCCCGTCTCGAATTAATGCTCGCGCGTAATTAA
- a CDS encoding inorganic triphosphatase, translating to MSTEVEIKFVVEPQVKSQLEALLANYVIVEQAIKPLSNTYFDTTTSQFRQFDFGLRTRKSLNFAEQTIKTAGIVRGGLHQRPEYNLALEGDVPTLAAFPADIWPEGADIAQLQADLIDLFTTDFERTMWHVQLPNSAEIEVVFDQGMARSGEQSYPICEVELELVRGDIDDLFTLAQQITQLNNVRLGNVSKAKRGYQLAGLYTPKIKALTLQMPTVETASLADIFLATLTQSYTHWQHNEQQYLENQDINALVEVTAAVALIQQTLQSYVDILPEIGLKQTELVWLAEQLSAVSSASQLHQVMVNNGQLIRKFPEHKRISKELQALQTRYVDFSDIEKLFNSSRYACLMLSISQLLSQGLSGVKLDTAKVLSFANTQLQSSWQSVLDSLLSAPTLNADDYLAVQAKLQQNLLIGHCFSHYYTADRRDKFRLPWQDILQGIDDLALLQILMDVAQQQPEAIATQIKKILMRKQGSLLDALEQTRLQALTMRPYWIEE from the coding sequence ATGAGTACGGAAGTTGAAATAAAGTTTGTGGTTGAACCACAGGTTAAATCACAATTAGAAGCATTATTAGCTAACTATGTGATTGTTGAACAGGCTATTAAGCCGTTATCTAATACTTATTTTGATACGACGACGTCCCAATTTCGTCAATTCGACTTTGGTTTACGCACTCGTAAAAGTTTAAATTTTGCTGAGCAAACCATTAAAACCGCTGGTATTGTCCGTGGTGGCTTGCATCAGCGTCCTGAATATAATTTAGCTTTAGAGGGTGATGTGCCGACATTGGCAGCATTCCCTGCTGACATCTGGCCTGAAGGTGCTGATATAGCGCAATTACAAGCAGACTTAATCGATTTATTTACCACCGATTTTGAGCGTACTATGTGGCATGTACAACTGCCAAATAGCGCCGAAATTGAAGTGGTATTTGATCAAGGTATGGCGCGCAGTGGTGAGCAAAGTTACCCTATTTGTGAAGTTGAGCTTGAGCTGGTACGTGGTGATATTGATGATCTATTTACCTTGGCACAGCAAATCACGCAACTGAATAATGTCCGTTTGGGTAATGTCAGTAAAGCCAAACGCGGTTATCAATTGGCGGGACTCTATACGCCGAAAATTAAAGCGCTGACATTGCAGATGCCGACAGTAGAGACAGCAAGCTTAGCAGATATTTTTCTGGCTACATTGACGCAAAGCTACACGCATTGGCAACATAATGAACAGCAGTACTTAGAAAACCAGGATATTAATGCGCTGGTCGAAGTGACTGCCGCAGTAGCCTTGATCCAACAAACGTTGCAAAGTTATGTGGATATCTTGCCTGAAATTGGCTTAAAGCAAACTGAATTAGTGTGGTTAGCTGAGCAACTCTCTGCGGTAAGCAGTGCGTCTCAACTGCATCAGGTTATGGTGAATAACGGCCAATTGATTCGTAAATTTCCAGAGCATAAACGCATTAGCAAAGAGTTACAGGCGTTGCAAACTCGCTATGTTGATTTTAGCGATATTGAAAAGCTGTTTAATAGTTCAAGATACGCCTGTCTTATGCTGTCTATTAGTCAGTTACTGAGCCAAGGTTTGAGTGGTGTTAAGCTCGATACTGCCAAAGTATTATCGTTCGCCAATACCCAGTTACAAAGTAGCTGGCAGAGTGTGCTCGATTCTTTACTATCGGCCCCTACACTTAATGCGGATGACTATTTAGCCGTACAAGCAAAATTACAGCAAAATTTATTAATCGGTCATTGTTTTAGCCATTATTATACTGCCGATCGTCGAGATAAATTTCGCTTACCTTGGCAGGATATACTACAGGGCATTGATGATTTAGCGTTATTACAGATACTGATGGACGTTGCGCAGCAGCAACCAGAAGCGATAGCAACACAGATTAAGAAGATCTTAATGCGTAAACAAGGATCATTGTTAGATGCGCTGGAGCAAACTCGTCTGCAAGCGTTAACAATGCGTCCATACTGGATTGAAGAATAA